The nucleotide sequence CTGGCGATGCAGGAGCCGCAATACACCAACCACACCATCCGCGTGCTGATGGTGAAGATCGCCGAGGCCAAGCTGCCGTGCCTCTCGATCATGAACATGCCGCCGCTGCCCTACCTCAAGCGCATTCCGGCGCTCGCCAACAGCGATCTCGAAGAGGCCTACACCAATGCGCAGGTGTGGGAGCGCTTTACCCCCGGCCTCGTCACGCTGTGCTCGCCCGATCCGCAGGCCTTCCGTCCGCCGGAGGAAGGCGCCAACGTGCTGCATGTCGGCCTGCCCACGAACTTCAAGGCCGCCGCTTTCGACGATGAGAAGCACAACGCGCTGCTGCGGGAGCTCGAGCGCGACATCGACGCGGTCAGGCTCGACGGCCAGGACGTGCCGGTGAAGCTGAAGGTGTTCGACTCGCTGTTCGTGCCGGTCGCAAAGTGGTCGATGCTGCTCACGGGTAACTATCGCTGCATCACCCGTGGCGAGCCGCAGGCGATCCGCGACGCCGTGCACGGCAATCTCGCTCAGTCCAAGGCGATCTACGAGCATGTCGACGCGATCGCGCGCAAGCTCGGCGCCGATCCCAGCGACCAGGTGCCGTTCGAGAAATACGCCAAGGCAGCCGAGAGCCTGCTGAAGCCGTCTTCGGCCGCGCGTGCTGTCGCCGCCGGCGCGCCGTTCATCGAGCGCGTCGATCTCCTGGTGAAGCTGATCGCGCAGCAGATCGGCATGCCCAATCCCGAGATCGACCAGACCGTGCAGACCGTCGACTTCAAGCTCAACGAGAAGATCGTGACGGGCGGCTCGACCGCGCAGTGACGGCCGGCGCCGACATGCTCGGTAACCAGATGTGACTTTGCAGGAACGCGCGGCCATCGCATGGTTCGCGCGTTCTTTGATTCACATCGTTTGGAATTTCGATGCCGACCTCCGGGCCTCTCGCTGTTCCCCTGCGGGCCCTGAGCTGGCTCGGCAACCAGGGCACGCGCGCCATCGTCTTGGTGCTGATCGCCGCCATCGCGGTGCCGCCGCTCGGCGAACTGGCGCGCCCCTACGTCACAGAAGCGATCTTCCTGCTGCTCTGCATCTCGTTCATGCGCGTCGACATTGCGATGCTGCGCGCGCATCTGCGCCGGCCGCTGCTGGTCGTCGCCGCGACGGCGTGGACCACCATCGCCGTGCCGCTCGCTGTCGGCACGATCGCGCGCCTGACCAGCCTTGATACCGTCGCGCCCGAGCTGCATCTCGCGCTGATGCTGCAGGCGACGGCCTCGCCGATGATGGCCTCGCCGGCCCTCGCCGCGCTGATGGGATTAGATGCAACGCTGGTGCTGATCACGCTGGTGACGTCGACTGCGCTGGTGCCACTGACCGCGCCGCTGTTCGCCTATGTCTTCCTCGGACAGACCCTGGCGCTGTCGCCGGCCGCGCTTGGGGGGAAGCTCGCCGGCATCCTCGCCGCCGCGCTGGCCGTTGCCGTCGCGATCCGCGTCGTCTTTGGCATCGACGCGATCCGTCGACAGCGCGCGCCGATCGACGGCGTCAACATCTGCATCCTGTTCGTGTTCGCATCAGCGATCATGGCGCACTTCCTCGCCGACCTCGTGACGAGTCCGTTCCGCATGTTGGGACTGGCGGTGCTGGCCTTCGCCGTGTTCTTCCTGCTTCTGGGTATCACGATGCTGCTGTTCCGCCATGCGGGCCGCGAACGCGCGATGGCGCTGGGCGTGATGGTGTCGCTGCGCAACATGGGGCTGATGCTGGCCGCCACCGAGGGCGCGATCCCCGGCACCACGTGGCTGTATTTCGCGATGAGTCAGTTTCCGATCCACCTCGCGCCGCAGCTGCTAAGGCCATTCGCCGAGCGGCTACGTGCGAAGCGACTTCCATCCGGCGGGACCGACCACGGCGTGATCAGCCCTGCACGGGAATGAGGCAGCGCAGCATGATCTCCTACGACGAGCCACTGCTTTCGTAGCACGGTTGCTATCACGTGTTGCCGCTGCGCACAGCCAACGCTACGCTCCGCGCCGATTGGTGCAGGAGGATGTTGTGACCACATCAGACGATCAGAAGATTTCCGAAGACCGCCGCGAGGCGCTGCGCTATGCGCTCGCGATCGGCTCCGGCGCCGCGCTCGCGTCCGCAATGACAACGACGCCGGCCTCGGCACAGGCCGCCGGAGACAACACGCTCGATCGCGTCCGCGCCGCCAAAGTGCTGCGCATCGCCGTGCTGCCGGGCGAGCTGCCCTACTTCAACAAGGACCTCGCCTCCGGCACCTGGTCGGGCTTCTCGATCGAGATGGCCAACGACATCGCCAAGCTGCTCGACGTGAAGCTCGAATATGTCGAATCGACCTACGGCAATTCGGTGCTCGACCTGCAGGCCGGCAAGATCGATCTTGGCTTCGCGCTCAACCCGACCCCGCAGCGCGCGCTGGTGATCGACTTCTGCGGTACGGTGTTTCCGCATCCGTTCGGCGCCATGCTGAAGAAGGGCATCGAAGCCAAGACCTGGAACGACATCAACAAGCCGGAGATCAAGATCGCCGTCGACGTTGGCTCCGCCAACGAGGCGGTGGCGCGGCGGTTCGCGCCGAACGCGACCATCAAGTCGCTGAAGTCGCGCGACGAGGTGATGCTGGAGATGGCCTCGGGTCGCGTCGACGTCGTCGTCAACGCCCTGATCCTCGGTCTCACCGCGATCGCCAAGAACCCCAATCTCGGCACCTACAAGATCCTGCAGTCGCCATCGGTCGCGATCCCCTCCAGCATGGGCGTCCGCCGCGAGTCCGACAAGCGCTGGCGCGACTTCCTGGCGGTGTGGATCGACTACAACCGCGGCATCGGCCAGATGCGCGAATGGTTCATCAAGGGCCTGGGCCTCGCCGGCGTCAAGGCCGAGGACGTGCCGGTGGAAGTGAACATCTGAGGGAAGCACCGCTCTTTCCGCCGTCATTGCGAGGAGCGCAGCGACGAAGCAATCCAGGGCTCAGGTTGCCGCCCTGGATTGCTTCGCTTCGCTCGCAATGACGGAGAAATTCGATGGAGCCTTGCTTCGCCCCTCGCAATGACGGCTGATAGCTTACCTCTCACGCCTTGTCGTAGCTCATGCCGCGCTCGAAGCGGCGGCCGAGCAGCGTGGCCGGGAACAGGATGGCGAAATAGATGATCGCGATGATGGTATAGACCTCGAGCGGCCGGTAGGTGTCGGCGTTGATGAGCGTCGCGTTGTAGACGAGATCCGGCACCGCGATCACCGACACAAGAGAAGTGTTCTTCAGCTGCGTCACCGACTGGTTGACGTAGGGCGCGAGCATCGGCTTCAGCGCCTGCGGCAGGATCACGAGCCGCATCATCCGCCACGGGCGCAGGCCAAGCGCGCGCGCCGCGTCCCACTGGCCGCGCGGCACGCTCTCGATGCTGCCGCGGATGATCTCGGCATAGAACGCCCCGCCATACAGCGACAGCACGGTCACCGCCGCGACATGCGCCGGGATGTTGACGCCGATCACCACGGGGAACGCGTAGTAGAACCAGATGATCTGCACCAAGAGCGGCGTGCAGCGGAACAGCTCGATATAGGCGATCAGCAGCCAGTCGATCACCACGGGGCGGCGCAGCCTGATGATGCCGACGAGCAGCCCGATGAGCGTGCCGAGCACAATTGTGCCCAGCGTATAGGCCATGGTCCAGCCCAGCCCCACCCAGAACAGGTGGCTGTATTTGCCGAGAATGGCAAAATCCCAGGTGTAGTTCATCGCGGCTCCGAGCCTTGCGAGGTATCGCGGCTCATCACAGATACCGGCTCGGCACGAAGGCCGAGGCGTCGAAGGACGGCGCCTCGCCTGCGATCATCGCGGCGATCGCCGCGCCCGTGGCCGGCCCCGTGGTGAAACCGATGTGCTGGTTGCCGAATGCAAGCCACAGGCCGGAATGACGCGGCGCCGGTCCGATCATCGGCAGCGCATCCGGCAGGCTCGGCCGCGACCCGCGCCAGGGCGGCGCGACGGCGTCACCGAACTCGACGACACCGCGCGCCAGCGGCACCACCTGCTCGAGCTGGGCGAAGTTCGATGGCGCATCGCGGTCGGTCAGTTCGACGCCGGAGGTGACGCGCACGCCGTTCTCCATCGGCGCCAGCACGAAGCTGCGCTCGGCATCATTGATCGGCCGCAGCAGCTTGCGGTTGGGGTTCGGCGTGAACTCCTGGTGATAGCCGCGCTCGAACGCCATCGGCACGTGATAGCCGAGCGGCCGCAGGATGTCCGGCGACCACGGCCCGAGCGCCACCACGACGTGCCGCGCGCGGATCTCGCCATCGCCGAGCACCACGCGCCAGCCGTCATTGTCGCTCAGCAGTGCCCGGATCTCGGACTGGCGCAACGTTCCGCCCGCGCCCTCGAACATCCGCGCATAGGCCTTCGTCACGTTGCCCGGCGAGTCCACCGACGCGGTCTGGCTGTGCAGCAGTCCGACCTTGTAGACCGGCAGCATGTTGGGCTCGAGGGCGGAGATCGCCTGGCGGTCGAGCAGCTCGCTCTTGATGCCGTAGTCGGCGAGAAACGCCTGCTCGGCCGTGGCCGCTCCGACGGCGTCGCTGCGCCACGCCTTGAGCCAGCCAGTCTCGCGCACGCGCTGCGGCTCGCCGGCGCGGACGATCCAGTCACGGTGCAGCGTCAGCGACGCACGGATCAGGCCGTGCAGCGCGATCGCGCGCGGCTTGACGCGGGACTCGACGGCGTTGGCGAGGAAGCGCAGCACCCATTCGATGTTGCGCAACGTCCAGGATGGACTCCAGCGCAGCGCGGCACTCTGGTTGCCGAGATAGGACGGCAGCGCCTTGAACAGCGAGGGCTTGTTGAACGGCAGGATGGAGGCAGAGGAGAGAATGCCGGCATTGCCGTAGGAGGTCTCCTCGCCCGGCGCCTTGCGGTCGACCAGCGCCACCGACAGCCCGCGCTCGCGGATCGCATAGGCGCAGGAGACGCCGACGATCCCGGCTCCCAGCACGACGACGTCGGCTGTCTGCTGTCCACTCTGCATCGTCTCTCAATCCATCTCAGATCTACATCAAGGTGAGGCCGCCATCGACCGGCAGCACGGCGCCCGTGACATGGCCGGCCTCTGTCGACAGCAGGAAGGTCACGGCGGCTGCGACGTCGTCCGGCTCGGCGAGCCGCTGTTGCGGATTGGCGGCCGCCGCCTTCTGCCAAGCCGCCGGATCGAGCGAGCCGAGCCGGCCCGCGTCCTTGCGCGTGTAGCCGGGCACGACGACATTCGCGGTGCCGCCGGTGGCGGCGAGCTCGATCGCGAGACATTTCACCAGCGCCTCGAGCGCGGCCTTGGCGGCAGCCGAGGCCGGAAAAGTGCCGCCCGGCACGAAGCGATGCGCGACAAAGCTGGAGATCGCGACCACGCGCGCGGCCTCGCTCTGCAACAGGTCGGGCAGCGCCGCACTGGCGAGCTCGTGGAAGGCCGCCGGCATCACCGCCAACGAACGCTCGAGTCCCTCGCGCGGCAGGTCGCGAAAGGTGCGGCGATCGGCGAAGCCCGCCGCGTGCACCAGCGCATCGACACGCCCGAACCTGGCGCGCGCGGCAGCCACGAGCTCCGACGCTGCGCCTGCCGTGGCAAGATTTGCGCAATGAAAGGCCACCTCGGCGCCGGCCTGCCGGCACGTCTCTGCAACGGCCTCCAGCCGCGCGAGCCCGTCGGCGTCAGCGCCCTGGCCATGCAGCATGAGGCCCTGCCCCGGTGCCGCAAGGCGGCGCGCCACAGCGGCGCCGATCCCGGCGCCGCTGCCGGTGATGATTGAAACGCGCATGATCCCCAGTGCCGAATGCATTTCGAGGCGCGGACTATAGGTCTCGCATCCGCCAATGCAAACCGCCGCATCGGCATGCCTGCAAGACGATGACGCAACCGCGCCAGCTCAGACCGACAATCCGCTGCAGGTCAGGATGATGCGCGTGGCGCGCCAAACCCAGGTCTTGCCGTCGCGCGCCGCCTGCAGGCTGAAGACCCGCTCATTCCAGTGCGGATCATGCGCGAAGCGAATGTTCTCGATCACGAAGTCCTGCTGCTGCCGCTTCCATTCGATCGCCCAGGCGAGGTGCGCCTCTTCGAGCTGCTGCCGCAGCTTGGAGACCTCGATCACATAGGGCGACGGGACGATGATCCCCAGAGCCATCGGAGTGCCGGCCATCGCGCGACCTCAGTGATCTCTCACGACGTTGCCCGACCCTATCCCGCCCGCGCCGCGCGCCGCAAGGCTTGCGGCGGCTGGCCGAAGGCGCGGATGAAGGCGCGGCGCATGCGCTCGGGATCGCGAAAGCCGGCGGCTTCGGCCACCAGCTCGATCGGCTGATGCGAGGCCTGTACGCGGTCGCGCGCCACCTCCAACCGCAGCCGTTCGATCGCCTTGGACGGCGTGGTGCCGGTCTCGGCGACGAAGGCGCGGGTGAAATGCCGCGTGCTCATGCCGGCGCGCTCGGCGAGGTCATCGACCGTGAGCGGCGCATCGAGATGCTCGCGCGCCCAGGTGAGCAGATCGGCGAAGCGGCCGCTCGGCGCCTTCAGCTCCAGCAGCGAGGAGAACTGCGACTGCCCGCCGCTGCGACGGTGATAGAGCACGAGCTGGCGCGCGGTCTTCTGCGCGATCTCCTCGCCGTGATCCTCAGACACCATGGCGAGCGCGAGATCGATGCCCGCAGTGATGCCGGCCGAGCTCCAGACCTGGCCGTCGCGGACATAGATGCTGTCGGGCTCGAGCTTCACGTTGGGATAGGTGCGCAGGAACTGCCGCGTGCGCTGCCAATGCGTGGTCGCCCGCTTGCCGTCCAGCAGGCCGGCTTCGGCAAGCACGAAGGCGCCCGAGCAAACGCTGGCCACGCGCGTGCCGCGGCGCGCGACCTTGCGCACGAAATTCAGCGTGCAGGAATTGCGGCTCGCCGCCTCGACGCCGTCGCCGCCGGCGATCAGCAAGGTCGAGAGCGCCGCGACCGGACCAAATTTGCGCGCCAGCATCTCGGCGCCGGACGAGGAGCGCACCGGGCCCGGCGCCGCCGCCACCACCCGGATCTGCGGCGCGGCGCTCGCGTAGCGCGCGGCGATCTCGAACACCGAGATCGGGCCGGCGGCATCGAGCAACTGAAAATCCGGAAAGATGAGCACGCCGATCATGCGGAAAGCTCCGTCAGCCGTCTGTCCGAAATCGGGGGAACTTTGGCATATGAGACAGCAAGGGGATCATGCAGGATGGCCGGCGTCAACCCATCATCGCTCGTGAGATCCGCCATGGCCGAACCGCTTTCGATCGCTCTCGTGCTGTTTCCCCAGGTCACCCAGCTCGATCTCACCGGCCCGGTACAGGTGTTCTCGAGCGTGCCCGGCGCGACGCTGCATTTGGTCTGGAAGCGGATCGAGCCGATTCCGACCGACTCCGTTCTCACGCTGCTGCCGACGACGACGTTTGCCGAGTGCCCGCAGGCCGACGTGATCTGCATCCCCGGCGGCTTCGGCGTCGATGCCATTCTGGACGATGCCGAAGTCATCGGCTTCATCCGCCGCCAGGCCGAAGACGCCAAATACATCACCTCGGTCTGCACCGGCTCGCTCGCGCTCGGAGCCGCTGGCCTGCTGAGGGGCTATCGCGCTGCGACCCATTGGAGCGCGCGCGAGTGCCTGCCGCTGTTCGGCGCCACCATCAGCACCGAGCGCGTCTGCATCGACCGCAACCGCGTGACCGGCGGCGGTGTCACCGCCGGCATCGACTTCGCGCTGACCCTGGTGTCGCAACTGGTCGACCGCGCGACGGCGGAGGCGATCCAGCTCAGGCTCGAATACAATCCGGCGCCACCGTTCGCGGCCGGCTCGCCCGACACCGCACCGCCCGAGGTCGTGTCACGAATGCTGGAGCGAATCGCCCCCTTCCGCCAGCGGCGTGTCGCGGCGGCCGAGCGCGCCGCGGCCATGCTCAGGGGCAGCGCCTAGCAGCGGCCCGCTCAGCCATGCCTAAGCAAAGAGGCCGCCCGGAGCCCGGACGGCCTCAGAAACCTGATTCAAGCAGCGATCGAGTTAGCTGCCGGGAGTCCAGGGCTGATAATCGCCGGTCGCCTTCGGACGGCGGCCGCTGGCCAGGGTGGAGCCGGCCGGACGATAGGCGAGCGCAGTGCCGGTCAGGTTCGGCTGATGCGGCTTCTCCCATTCGCGCGGCTTGTATCCGTCCTGGGTCGGCGGCACGTCGACCATGTGATGGATCCAGGCGTGCCATTCCGGCGGGATGCGGCTGGCCTCGGCCAAGCCGTTGTAGATCACCCAGCGGCGCTCGAAATGCAGCACCGGATCGATCTTGCCGCCGGCGGTCCTATAATAACGGTTGCCCTGCGCATCCTGCCCCACGAGCTCGCCGAACCGCCAGGTCCACAGCTGGGTGCCGAAGGTCTGGCCGTTCCACCACGTGAAGAGCTTGAGAAAGAACTGTTTCATGCGCTCGAGGCCGGTTCTGTGAAGATCCCGGCTGTGATGCCACCCCGCTTGCGACTTGTCCAGTGTTGCACCGCCCCCGCCCGCGACGATGCACCGGTTCACGCCGGGGAACGACATCCCGGCCCTGCGGTTAGGTCATTTTCCCCGAATGGACGGAGCGAGAGCGATGACCAGACTGAAGACATGGAGCGCCGCCGCGGCAGTGGCGCTGATTCTGCCGCTCGCGGCAGCGACCACGAGCTTTGCCCAAGGCCCCGGCGGCGGCCGTGGTCCGGGCGGCGGTGCCGCCATTGCGGGCGGAGGTGGCGCTGCCATCGGCGGTGGTGGTGGCGGAGCGATCGGCGGTGGTGGCGCGATCGGCGGCGGCGGACGTGGCGCCTTTACAGCCGGGCCGGGCGGCGCCGTGGGCGGCGGTAGCTTCTCCGGGCGCACAGCCGTTGGCGGCGCAGGCCTGGTGGGTCGCGGTCCGGCGGCCGGCGCCAATGTCGCCGTCAACAATGGCGGCAGCCGCGGCAACTGGACCGGCGGCGGCGGCAATTGGAACGGTGGCGGCGGCAACTGGAGCGGCGGCGGCTGGCGAGGCGGTCACCATGGCGGTTGGCACCGCGGCGGCGGCTTCTGGCCCGGCGTCGGTGTGGGCGTCGGCATTGGTCTCGGCAGCTCCTACGCCTACTACAATGATCCGTACTATTACGGAAACGACTACTACAACGACTACTCCTACTACGATGACTCCGCACCGGTCGCCGTCATCGGCACCGAGGGTGTTGATCCGAGCTATTGCGCCCGCCGTTACCGCTCCTACGACCCGGCGTCGGGAACTTACCTCGGCTACGACGGCCTTCGGCAT is from Bradyrhizobium sp. ORS 285 and encodes:
- a CDS encoding ketopantoate reductase family protein → MARNILILGASYGSLLGTKLLMAGHNVTLVCRKKTAELINREGTEVRIKLRDEPNHRSIFSRDLPGKLDAATPDAVDLTRYDLVGLAMQEPQYTNHTIRVLMVKIAEAKLPCLSIMNMPPLPYLKRIPALANSDLEEAYTNAQVWERFTPGLVTLCSPDPQAFRPPEEGANVLHVGLPTNFKAAAFDDEKHNALLRELERDIDAVRLDGQDVPVKLKVFDSLFVPVAKWSMLLTGNYRCITRGEPQAIRDAVHGNLAQSKAIYEHVDAIARKLGADPSDQVPFEKYAKAAESLLKPSSAARAVAAGAPFIERVDLLVKLIAQQIGMPNPEIDQTVQTVDFKLNEKIVTGGSTAQ
- a CDS encoding transporter substrate-binding domain-containing protein, which codes for MTTSDDQKISEDRREALRYALAIGSGAALASAMTTTPASAQAAGDNTLDRVRAAKVLRIAVLPGELPYFNKDLASGTWSGFSIEMANDIAKLLDVKLEYVESTYGNSVLDLQAGKIDLGFALNPTPQRALVIDFCGTVFPHPFGAMLKKGIEAKTWNDINKPEIKIAVDVGSANEAVARRFAPNATIKSLKSRDEVMLEMASGRVDVVVNALILGLTAIAKNPNLGTYKILQSPSVAIPSSMGVRRESDKRWRDFLAVWIDYNRGIGQMREWFIKGLGLAGVKAEDVPVEVNI
- a CDS encoding amino acid ABC transporter permease; its protein translation is MNYTWDFAILGKYSHLFWVGLGWTMAYTLGTIVLGTLIGLLVGIIRLRRPVVIDWLLIAYIELFRCTPLLVQIIWFYYAFPVVIGVNIPAHVAAVTVLSLYGGAFYAEIIRGSIESVPRGQWDAARALGLRPWRMMRLVILPQALKPMLAPYVNQSVTQLKNTSLVSVIAVPDLVYNATLINADTYRPLEVYTIIAIIYFAILFPATLLGRRFERGMSYDKA
- a CDS encoding FAD-binding oxidoreductase, whose product is MQSGQQTADVVVLGAGIVGVSCAYAIRERGLSVALVDRKAPGEETSYGNAGILSSASILPFNKPSLFKALPSYLGNQSAALRWSPSWTLRNIEWVLRFLANAVESRVKPRAIALHGLIRASLTLHRDWIVRAGEPQRVRETGWLKAWRSDAVGAATAEQAFLADYGIKSELLDRQAISALEPNMLPVYKVGLLHSQTASVDSPGNVTKAYARMFEGAGGTLRQSEIRALLSDNDGWRVVLGDGEIRARHVVVALGPWSPDILRPLGYHVPMAFERGYHQEFTPNPNRKLLRPINDAERSFVLAPMENGVRVTSGVELTDRDAPSNFAQLEQVVPLARGVVEFGDAVAPPWRGSRPSLPDALPMIGPAPRHSGLWLAFGNQHIGFTTGPATGAAIAAMIAGEAPSFDASAFVPSRYL
- a CDS encoding SDR family NAD(P)-dependent oxidoreductase — encoded protein: MRVSIITGSGAGIGAAVARRLAAPGQGLMLHGQGADADGLARLEAVAETCRQAGAEVAFHCANLATAGAASELVAAARARFGRVDALVHAAGFADRRTFRDLPREGLERSLAVMPAAFHELASAALPDLLQSEAARVVAISSFVAHRFVPGGTFPASAAAKAALEALVKCLAIELAATGGTANVVVPGYTRKDAGRLGSLDPAAWQKAAAANPQQRLAEPDDVAAAVTFLLSTEAGHVTGAVLPVDGGLTLM
- a CDS encoding GlxA family transcriptional regulator, with product MIGVLIFPDFQLLDAAGPISVFEIAARYASAAPQIRVVAAAPGPVRSSSGAEMLARKFGPVAALSTLLIAGGDGVEAASRNSCTLNFVRKVARRGTRVASVCSGAFVLAEAGLLDGKRATTHWQRTRQFLRTYPNVKLEPDSIYVRDGQVWSSAGITAGIDLALAMVSEDHGEEIAQKTARQLVLYHRRSGGQSQFSSLLELKAPSGRFADLLTWAREHLDAPLTVDDLAERAGMSTRHFTRAFVAETGTTPSKAIERLRLEVARDRVQASHQPIELVAEAAGFRDPERMRRAFIRAFGQPPQALRRAARAG
- a CDS encoding DJ-1/PfpI family protein, yielding MAEPLSIALVLFPQVTQLDLTGPVQVFSSVPGATLHLVWKRIEPIPTDSVLTLLPTTTFAECPQADVICIPGGFGVDAILDDAEVIGFIRRQAEDAKYITSVCTGSLALGAAGLLRGYRAATHWSARECLPLFGATISTERVCIDRNRVTGGGVTAGIDFALTLVSQLVDRATAEAIQLRLEYNPAPPFAAGSPDTAPPEVVSRMLERIAPFRQRRVAAAERAAAMLRGSA
- a CDS encoding NADH:ubiquinone oxidoreductase subunit NDUFA12; protein product: MKQFFLKLFTWWNGQTFGTQLWTWRFGELVGQDAQGNRYYRTAGGKIDPVLHFERRWVIYNGLAEASRIPPEWHAWIHHMVDVPPTQDGYKPREWEKPHQPNLTGTALAYRPAGSTLASGRRPKATGDYQPWTPGS
- a CDS encoding BA14K family protein, producing MTRLKTWSAAAAVALILPLAAATTSFAQGPGGGRGPGGGAAIAGGGGAAIGGGGGGAIGGGGAIGGGGRGAFTAGPGGAVGGGSFSGRTAVGGAGLVGRGPAAGANVAVNNGGSRGNWTGGGGNWNGGGGNWSGGGWRGGHHGGWHRGGGFWPGVGVGVGIGLGSSYAYYNDPYYYGNDYYNDYSYYDDSAPVAVIGTEGVDPSYCARRYRSYDPASGTYLGYDGLRHPCP